One Malus sylvestris chromosome 14, drMalSylv7.2, whole genome shotgun sequence DNA segment encodes these proteins:
- the LOC126598355 gene encoding probable carotenoid cleavage dioxygenase 4, chloroplastic → MIPISMDALFSSFLPTISTYKNLNNPNTRKLQPPKRTSPSPSLPVLAAIATNVDDDIAPKKRCAMILKSLDDFINNSIEPPILRPSIDRRLVVSDNFAPVTQELPPTECELIHGSLPPCLDGAYIRNGPNPQFLPQGRPYHLFDGDGMLHSILISQGRATLCSRYVETYKYTVEREAGYPLFPSIYSCFNGLLASTMRAALLATRIIIGQLNPANGFGVANTSLALFGNRLYALCESDLPYAMRLTSNGDIQTLGRHDFDQKLSTSMTAHPKTDPETGETFAFRYSPVFPYLTYFHFDADGTKHPDVPIFSMRHRSILHDFAITKKYTIFVDIQMTVNPIKMITTGGTPVVFDPSKVPKIGVLPRYAVDESEIKWFDVPGFNILHTINAWDDDQEDDSIVLVAPNVLSVQYVFERWDLFRASVEKVRINLKTGIVTREPISIRNLEFGVINRAYVGKKNKFVYGSISEESMHPDDSIPKCAGLVKLDLDVSSNGDEPTLACRMYGPNCYGGEPFFVAREPENPNVEEDDGYVVSFVHDEKTGESKLLVMDAKSPQLDIVAALKLPRRVPYGFHGLFVKESDLQKLNEN, encoded by the coding sequence ATGATCCCAATCTCCATGGATgcgttgttttcttcttttttgccCACAATTTCCACTTATAAAAATCTCAATAATCCGAACACAAGAAAACTACAACCTCCAAAGAGAACTAGTCCTTCTCCATCCTTACCCGTACTAGCTGCTATAGCAACAAATGTTGATGATGATATTGCTCCAAAGAAACGATGTGCGATGATCTTGAAATCTCTGGATGACTTCATAAACAACTCCATAGAGCCTCCAATTCTTCGACCTTCAATCGACCGGAGGCTAGTAGTCTCCGACAATTTTGCTCCGGTCACCCAAGAGCTTCCCCCAACCGAGTGCGAGCTGATACATGGCTCTCTGCCACCATGCCTTGACGGTGCCTACATCCGCAACGGCCCTAACCCCCAATTCCTTCCCCAAGGGCGGCCTTACCACCTTTTCGATGGCGACGGCATGCTTCACTCCATCTTGATCTCCCAAGGCCGAGCAACACTTTGCAGCCGCTACGTCGAGACCTATAAATACACCGTGGAGCGCGAAGCCGGATATCCTCTCTTTCCCAGCATCTACTCTTGCTTCAACGGCCTCCTTGCTTCTACCATGCGCGCGGCTCTCCTGGCTACTCGAATCATTATTGGTCAGCTGAATCCTGCTAACGGCTTTGGTGTCGCAAACACCAGTTTAGCTCTCTTTGGCAACCGTCTCTATGCGCTTTGCGAGTCTGACCTTCCTTACGCCATGCGATTGACATCGAACGGAGATATACAAACTCTGGGGCGGCATGATTTCGACCAGAAGCTCTCCACGAGTATGACAGCTCATCCAAAGACAGACCCCGAAACAGGAGAAACCTTTGCTTTCCGCTACAGCCCCGTGTTTCCATACCTCACCTATTTTCACTTCGATGCAGACGGAACAAAGCACCCGGACGTGCCCATATTCTCTATGCGCCATCGATCTATCCTCCACGACTTTGCAATCACCAAGAAATATACCATATTTGTTGACATACAAATGACAGTGAATCCCATTAAAATGATCACTACGGGAGGAACTCCAGTCGTATTTGATCCCTCCAAAGTGCCTAAGATCGGAGTACTTCCCAGGTACGCAGTTGACGAGTCTGAGATAAAGTGGTTTGATGTTCCGGGGTTCAACATCTTGCACACCATTAATGCATGGGACGATGATCAAGAAGATGATAGCATTGTTCTGGTTGCACCAAATGTACTGTCCGTACAATACGTTTTTGAGAGATGGGATCTGTTCCGTGCATCGGTAGAGAAAGTGAGGATCAATCTTAAGACAGGGATCGTGACAAGGGAACCCATCTCCATAAGGAATCTAGAATTCGGAGTGATCAATCGGGCTTACGTGGGGAAAAAGAACAAGTTTGTGTATGGATCTATCTCTGAAGAATCAATGCACCCTGATGATTCAATACCGAAGTGTGCAGGGTTGGTGAAGCTGGATCTAGATGTGTCGTCCAACGGGGATGAACCCACGTTGGCCTGCAGGATGTACGGACCAAATTGCTATGGCGGTGAGCCTTTCTTTGTTGCTAGAGAGCCGGAGAATCCAAACGTGGAGGAGGATGATGGGTACGTGGTGTCATTTGTGCATGATGAGAAGACAGGAGAATCTAAGCTCTTAGTGATGGATGCGAAGTCCCCGCAGCTTGATATAGTGGCGGCTCTGAAGCTGCCCCGCCGGGTTCCTTACGGCTTCCATGGCCTCTTCGTGAAGGAAAGCGACCTTCAAAAGTTGAATGAAAATTAG
- the LOC126600972 gene encoding uncharacterized protein LOC126600972 → MTPPKSPMPRSPMPKSPMICEKYETGCMWHLYGLFNFRQGHSNKKLLSHKRHLKRTDDGNFKTKLDLLNKMDEKSENMGDAMKNKTQTVDSNMTSTRRLKGEELSTEPQINKKLATDEVKHMQSDSKLVGPLPKNNGKTSNNRQRSNEIPLHSLKNETKHRNPPSSTSVEKPHSAALPEVLSKEVHRKKRTGCGCKSIDYVKYDQLNENNLPPGQMNAVEAIVSQKFINGVNYQSKQLSDALQILNSNKELFIKLLQDPNSLLVKHIEDLRESQARKHQSKSVCEENISEQRTSKARQSEGPSGIHKLNSCDMYQPQASGDCGFSERIVVLTPTPPRLQNSSDGIDSCSTIQSYYSLRSNGEIERPANFSLSRIKRKLRRAIGLSSKEQDSKTINGTLQISPCQGSEDDSKGKAVEIIRRNSPGSNNAADSGVVSKSSLDIENRVNISKVNECESNIGCEAASTSGCGLQNSNISLVSQPKRKESETFAEAMEHLSELLTNGKRDKNNFERQAQKTLEKVASFPEYDFLPTRSPVRDWENTFVDEPMRFSPYSNYQLVYENKSRLQILKEKKTCYSSPLRQDVEAMPENKKLDQLQVVDIQRNIDTKRLGDNSRLKGCVQIVKNNSTAHRGETNSVEVSSMHPGEPSSLEVLSKPDSTEKTNTAETSDATCQGETDPFEDQPLTSSPDVFSATPIIQRVEGSDNIEDKREQPSPVSVLEHYYFDATSPASTISEPAEEHQSHPLTRSPLYIETSSLSEHHVIWEYVRAVLQASSLNWDELSLMRHSSDQLLDPFLFDAVKLQANQFSDDCMLLFDCINEVLVEVYHTQLPYSPLVSFIKPIASRQLSIEKTVINEVMKSVDWYLLPHSSPRKLQKIVEKDITSSGTWLDLRNDSEEVVFEMVEDVLEELIMETIF, encoded by the exons ATGACACCCCCAAAAAGCCCTATGCCGAGAAGCCCTATGCCAAAGAGCCCTATGATATGCGAAAAGTACGAGACAGGATGTATGTGGCATTTATATGGCCTCTTTAACTTCCGTCAAGGTCATTCGAATAAGAAGCTGCTTTCGCACAAGAGGCATTTAAAGAGAACTG ATGACGGAAATTTTAAGACCAAGCTTGATTTGCTTAACAAAATGGATGAGAAGAGCGAAAACATGGGT GATGCAATGAAGAACAAAACTCAAACAGTTGACTCAAATATGACAAGTACAAGAAGGCTTAAGGGGGAAGAGTTGTCAACCGAGCCGCAGATAAATAAGAAGCTTGCTACTGATGAAGTGAAACATATGCAATCTGATTCTAAACTCGTTGGTCCGTTACCAAAGAATAATGGAAAGACTAGCAATAATCGTCAGAGATCTAATGAGATACCACTTCACAGTCTGAAGAATGAAACTAAGCATCGAAACCCTCCTAGTTCAACTTCAGTGGAAAAACCCCACTCAGCAGCATTGCCGGAAGTATTAAGCAAAGAGGTGCATAGAAAAAAGCGAACAGGATGTGGCTGTAAAAGCATTGATTATGTAAAGTATGACCAGCTTAATGAGAATAATCTTCCGCCGGGACAAATGAATGCAGTGGAGGCCATTGTAAGTCAAAAATTCATTAACGGGGTGAACTACCAGTCTAAACAGTTATCAGATGCGTTGCAGATTTTGAATTCGAATAAAGAATTGTTTATAAAACTCCTACAAGACCCCAATTCTCTGCTAGTCAAACACATCGAAGACCTCCGAGAATCTCAGGCAAGAAAACATCAGAGTAAATCTGTCTGTGAAGAGAACATTTCAGAACAAAGGACAAGTAAAGCAAGGCAATCTGAAGGTCCTTCTGGCATTCACAAGTTAAATTCCTGTGATATGTACCAGCCTCAGGCAAGTGGTGATTGTGGATTTTCAGAGAGAATAGTAGTTTTAACACCTACCCCACCAAGATTGCAAAATTCTTCAGATGGTATCGATTCTTGCTCCACCATTCAATCTTATTACAGCTTGAGAAGTAATGGGGAAATTGAGAGGCCTGCAAATTTTTCCCTCAGCCGTATAAAGAGGAAACTGAGACGTGCTATAGGGCTAAGCAGCAAAGAGCAGGACTCAAAGACAATCAATGGTACACTTCAAATATCTCCTTGCCAAGGCTCAGAAGACGATTCTAAAGGAAAAGCTGTAGAGATCATTAGAAGAAATTCACCTGGCTCCAATAATGCTGCTGACAGTGGAGTAGTGAGCAAGTCTTCTCTTGATATCGAGAACAGAGTCAACATAAGCAAGGTGAATGAATGTGAATCAAACATTGGATGTGAAGCTGCATCAACCAGTGGATGTGGCCTTCAAAACTCAAACATTTCGCTTGTTAGCCAACCAAAGCGAAAAGAATCTGAAACTTTTGCGGAGGCTATGGAACATCTGTCAGAATTGTTAACGAATGGAAAGAGGGATAAGAACAACTTTGAAAGACAGGCACAGAAAACCTTGGAAAAGGTGGCATCATTTCCTGAGTATGACTTCTTGCCTACACGCAGTCCCGTGAGGGACTGGGAAAATACATTTGTTGATGAACCAATGCGATTTTCACCCTACAGCAATTACCAACTGGTATATGAGAACAAGTCTAGGCTTCAGAttctgaaagaaaagaaaacctgCTACTCAAGTCCACTGAGGCAGGATGTAGAGGCCATGCCTGAGAATAAGAAACTCGATCAATTACAAGTTGTTGATATACAGCGAAATATTGACACCAAACGGCTAGGAGATAATTCAAGGCTTAAAG GCTGTGTCCAAATTGTAAAGAATAATTCCACTGCGCACCGAGGAGAAACTAATTCGGTAGAAGTGTCCTCTATGCACCCAGGAGAACCTAGTTCTTTGGAAGTTCTATCCAAACCAGATAGCACGGAGAAGACCAACACTGCAGAGACTAGTGATGCTACATGCCAAGGAGAAACTGATCCTTTTGAGGATCAGCCACTAACATCTTCACCAGATGTTTTCTCAGCAACTCCAATTATTCAGAGGGTCGAGGGTTCTGATAACATTGAAGATAAACGAGAGCAGCCAAGTCCAGTTTCTGTACTTGAGCACTATTATTTCGACGCCACCAGTCCCGCAAGCACCATATCTGAACCTG CCGAAGAGCACCAATCTCATCCTCTTACGAGGTCCCCTCTGTACATTGAAACTTCTTCTTTGAGTGAACACCATGTTATCTGGGAGTACGTGAGGGCAGTGCTGCAAGCTTCCAGCTTAAATTGGGATGAGCTTTCACTGATGCGGCATTCATCAGATCAACTGCTTGACCCATTCTTGTTTGATGCAGTCAAGTTGCAGGCTAACCAATTCAGTGATGATTGTATGCTGCTCTTTGACTGTATAAATGAAGTTCTTGTCGAGGTATATCATACTCAGCTTCCATACTCCCCGTTGGTGTCATTTATCAAGCCAATTGCCTCAAGACAACTTTCCATTGAGAAAACTGTGATTAATGAGGTGATGAAGTCTGTTGATTGGTACCTCTTACCGCATTCATCACCACGGAAGTTGCAGAAAATTGTTGAAAAGGACATAACAAGCTCTGGAACATGGCTAGATCTCCGGAATGATTCTGAGGAGGTTGTTTTCGAGATGGTAGAAGATGTTTTAGAAGAACTGATCATGGAAACCATATTTTAG